In Candidatus Pantoea floridensis, a single genomic region encodes these proteins:
- a CDS encoding ABC transporter ATP-binding protein: MTDTTAGVNITIEKVNHHFTLEGEDLPVLENINLQVQAGEFVALLGPSGCGKSTLLRLLAGLEPPASGVLAEEGKAITAPDPSRVVVFQDPTLYPWRTVYDNVGLGLQIRGESRPVREQRINAMLDRVGLKQFARAWPHQLSGGMAQRAALARALVNIPRLLILDEPLGKLDSLTRLRMQQEIVDLWQEQQFTTLMVTHDVEEALVMANRVVVFSPRPAKVVDVIEVDLPWPRRRDDPQLVALRSRILDLLGADRVAA; the protein is encoded by the coding sequence ATGACCGATACCACGGCAGGCGTTAATATTACGATTGAGAAGGTAAATCACCACTTTACGTTAGAAGGTGAAGATTTACCGGTGCTGGAGAATATTAATTTGCAGGTGCAGGCGGGCGAATTTGTCGCGCTGCTGGGTCCTTCCGGCTGTGGTAAATCGACGCTGCTACGCCTGCTAGCCGGACTGGAACCGCCGGCCAGCGGTGTACTGGCGGAGGAGGGCAAGGCGATCACCGCGCCCGATCCGTCGCGCGTGGTGGTGTTTCAGGATCCGACGCTCTATCCGTGGCGCACGGTATATGACAATGTCGGTCTCGGGTTGCAAATTCGCGGTGAAAGCCGCCCGGTGCGCGAACAACGCATCAACGCTATGTTAGATCGCGTAGGACTGAAGCAGTTCGCCCGCGCCTGGCCGCATCAACTCTCTGGCGGCATGGCGCAGCGTGCGGCGCTGGCGCGTGCGCTGGTTAACATCCCGCGTTTGCTAATTCTCGATGAACCGCTGGGTAAGCTCGATTCGCTGACGCGCTTGCGCATGCAGCAGGAGATTGTAGACCTGTGGCAGGAGCAGCAGTTCACAACGCTGATGGTAACGCACGATGTGGAAGAGGCGCTGGTGATGGCCAATCGCGTCGTGGTGTTCAGCCCGCGTCCAGCAAAAGTGGTGGATGTGATTGAGGTTGATCTGCCGTGGCCGCGCCGGCGTGACGATCCGCAACTGGTGGCGCTGCGCAGCCGGATTCTGGATTTATTGGGAGCGGATCGCGTGGCAGCGTGA
- the eptA gene encoding phosphoethanolamine transferase EptA — translation MTFSLAKRPTLSRLTFITLFSIYIAVFLNIAFYRQVIAAMPLDSLRTILVFASMPVVAFSVINIIATLASFLWLDKLILALFVLVAAAAQYFIWSFGVVIDRSMIVNIIDTTPSESFALLSPKLIITLGCSGLLAALLVFWLRVNNGKPFWKSVAKRMASIAVSIICIALVAMFFYKDYASLFRNQKELIKSLSPSNSIVATLSWYNHSRTANLPLVKIGLDAKQKPAMLAGPKRNLTILVVGETTRAVNFQLNGYQRETTPRLAKDDVSYFPNTQSCGTATAVSLPCMFSNMPRAHYDDQLVEHQEGLLDIIQRAGVQVLWNDNDGGCKGACDRVPHQDVTSLNLPDMCHDGECYDEVLFHGIEDYIKNLKGNGVIVLHTIGSHGPTYFNRYPPQFRKFTPTCDTSQIQDCSQEQLVNTYDNTILYIDYIVDKAINVLKAHQDDYTTSLVYLSDHGESLGENGAYLHGMPYAIAPDVQKHVPMLIWLSPDYQQRYGVSKACVDRQAAHNGYSQDNLFSTMLGLTGVQTSEYQAKDDILAACHARQS, via the coding sequence ATGACGTTCTCGCTCGCAAAAAGACCGACGTTAAGTCGGCTTACGTTTATTACACTATTTTCAATTTATATTGCGGTTTTCCTGAACATTGCTTTTTATCGGCAGGTGATTGCCGCCATGCCGCTTGATAGCTTACGCACTATTCTGGTATTTGCTTCCATGCCAGTAGTGGCATTCAGCGTTATCAATATAATCGCTACACTCGCTTCGTTTTTATGGCTCGACAAGCTCATCCTGGCTCTCTTCGTGCTGGTTGCGGCTGCGGCACAATATTTTATCTGGAGCTTTGGGGTGGTGATCGACCGTTCGATGATCGTGAATATTATCGATACCACGCCTTCCGAATCCTTTGCCTTGTTATCACCCAAACTGATTATTACGCTGGGATGTAGCGGATTGCTTGCCGCTCTGCTGGTCTTTTGGCTGCGCGTTAATAATGGCAAGCCTTTCTGGAAAAGTGTCGCCAAACGCATGGCTTCCATTGCGGTGTCGATTATTTGCATCGCATTAGTAGCGATGTTCTTCTACAAAGATTACGCCTCACTGTTTCGTAACCAAAAAGAGCTGATTAAATCCCTCAGTCCTTCTAACTCAATTGTGGCGACGCTTTCCTGGTATAACCACAGCCGCACCGCCAACTTACCGCTGGTAAAAATTGGTCTGGATGCCAAACAGAAACCAGCGATGCTGGCCGGACCAAAGAGAAACTTGACTATTCTAGTGGTAGGTGAAACCACGCGTGCCGTTAATTTCCAGTTAAATGGCTATCAGCGGGAAACCACGCCACGCCTGGCAAAAGATGACGTCTCCTATTTCCCGAATACACAATCGTGCGGTACCGCCACCGCCGTCTCTCTGCCCTGCATGTTCTCCAATATGCCGCGAGCACATTATGACGATCAGCTGGTTGAGCATCAGGAAGGATTGCTGGATATTATTCAGCGCGCCGGTGTGCAAGTGCTATGGAACGATAATGATGGCGGTTGTAAAGGCGCTTGCGATCGCGTACCGCATCAGGATGTGACCAGCCTGAATTTGCCGGATATGTGTCACGACGGTGAATGTTATGACGAGGTGTTATTCCACGGCATTGAGGATTACATTAAAAATCTGAAGGGCAATGGCGTCATTGTGCTGCACACCATTGGCAGCCACGGACCGACATACTTTAACCGTTATCCGCCACAGTTTAGAAAATTTACGCCCACCTGTGATACCAGCCAGATTCAGGATTGTTCGCAAGAACAGCTGGTTAATACCTACGACAACACCATTCTGTATATCGATTACATTGTTGATAAAGCGATCAATGTGCTCAAAGCACATCAGGATGACTATACCACCAGCCTGGTCTACCTCTCCGATCACGGTGAATCATTGGGCGAAAATGGTGCATATTTGCACGGCATGCCCTATGCGATTGCGCCAGATGTGCAGAAACATGTACCGATGCTGATCTGGCTATCGCCGGACTACCAACAGCGCTATGGCGTGAGCAAAGCCTGTGTTGATCGGCAAGCAGCACACAACGGTTATTCACAGGACAATCTGTTCTCAACCATGCTGGGATTAACCGGGGTTCAGACCAGTGAATATCAGGCTAAGGACGATATTCTTGCCGCTTGCCACGCTAGGCAAAGTTAA
- the fetA gene encoding iron efflux ABC transporter ATP-binding subunit FetA yields the protein MTTHSPLLDVQGVSFTMQGQTLLAPISLQLHPGELLLLTGPSGSGKSTLLKIMASLVAPTAGQIFFESRDIVTLKPERYRQQVSYCFQTPVLFGDTVYDNLALPWQIRQQKPQREQLVASLSSVHLTADMLDKKIEQLSGGEKQRVGLLRNLQFMPQVLLLDEVTSALDEENKAAINHLIDGLIRENNLAVMWISHDVQEISQAKKVLKLDMPQQGEAHEPA from the coding sequence ATGACCACCCATTCTCCCTTGCTGGATGTGCAAGGGGTAAGTTTTACCATGCAGGGCCAGACGCTGCTGGCGCCGATTTCACTACAACTCCATCCCGGCGAGCTGCTGTTGCTGACTGGACCTTCCGGGAGCGGCAAAAGCACGTTATTGAAGATAATGGCTTCATTAGTTGCACCGACAGCAGGACAGATTTTTTTCGAAAGTCGTGACATTGTCACGTTGAAGCCTGAACGTTATCGGCAACAGGTTTCCTATTGTTTCCAGACGCCCGTGCTGTTTGGCGACACGGTTTACGATAACCTGGCGTTGCCATGGCAGATTCGTCAGCAAAAGCCGCAACGCGAGCAGCTGGTGGCTTCGCTCTCCAGCGTGCATCTAACTGCCGATATGTTGGACAAGAAAATTGAGCAACTATCGGGCGGTGAAAAACAACGGGTTGGACTGCTGCGCAACCTACAGTTTATGCCGCAGGTGCTCTTGCTGGACGAAGTGACCAGCGCACTGGACGAAGAGAACAAAGCCGCGATCAATCACCTTATCGATGGGTTAATACGTGAGAATAATCTCGCCGTGATGTGGATCAGTCACGATGTGCAGGAGATAAGTCAGGCAAAAAAGGTGCTGAAACTCGATATGCCCCAACAGGGAGAAGCCCATGAGCCAGCATAA
- the fetB gene encoding iron efflux ABC transporter permease subunit FetB: protein MSQHNITDSSLLLSLMLVLIALLISQKEKLGMSKDIIWSVCRAIIQLVIVGYVLKSIFDLNNDWLTVLMVLFICVNAALNARKRSRNIDKGFTISFIAITTGTTLTLTILVLSGAIEFIPMQVIPISGMIAGNAMVAVGLCFSNLNQRVSDNRQKIQEMLSLGASVKMASGQFIRDSIRAAMIPTVDGAKTVGLVSLPGMMSGLIFAGIDPVKAIKYQIMVTFMLIGTASLSTIIAAYLSYRRLYNKRAQLKM, encoded by the coding sequence ATGAGCCAGCATAATATTACCGACAGCTCGCTGTTGCTCTCACTGATGCTGGTGCTGATTGCGCTGCTGATCAGCCAGAAAGAGAAGCTCGGCATGAGCAAAGACATCATCTGGAGCGTATGTCGCGCCATTATCCAGCTGGTGATCGTTGGCTATGTGCTCAAGTCGATCTTTGACCTGAACAATGACTGGCTCACCGTGCTGATGGTGCTGTTTATCTGCGTCAATGCGGCGCTCAATGCCCGTAAACGCAGCCGCAATATTGATAAAGGATTTACCATCTCCTTTATCGCGATTACCACGGGCACCACGCTCACTCTGACCATTCTGGTGCTAAGCGGTGCGATTGAATTTATCCCTATGCAGGTGATCCCGATCTCCGGAATGATTGCCGGTAACGCGATGGTGGCGGTTGGCTTGTGCTTCAGCAATCTCAATCAGCGAGTTAGCGATAATCGTCAGAAGATTCAAGAGATGCTGAGCCTGGGCGCGTCAGTGAAAATGGCATCAGGGCAGTTTATCCGTGACAGCATTCGTGCCGCGATGATCCCCACCGTTGATGGTGCCAAAACGGTCGGGTTGGTGAGTTTACCTGGCATGATGTCTGGGCTCATTTTCGCCGGTATTGATCCGGTGAAAGCGATTAAATATCAGATTATGGTGACATTTATGCTGATCGGCACCGCCAGTTTATCGACCATCATCGCCGCCTACTTGTCTTATCGGCGGCTGTATAACAAGCGTGCACAGCTAAAGATGTAA
- a CDS encoding GNAT family N-acetyltransferase, whose amino-acid sequence MTSRLQLETPRLTCAQLEEADWAFFRQLQLSPQVMHYIADQKSEEKIHADFNSRLPLWSPRSAHWLCLVVRDKQSGKRLGVSGYIHRDSDCAEVGFLFASEAQGKGYAYESLNALCDYAFKDGGIRRLIATVTAGNTSSRRLLEKVGFVLEGELRENYWLRNAWHNDWLFGLLQKDY is encoded by the coding sequence TTGACCAGCCGATTGCAGCTTGAAACCCCCAGACTCACCTGCGCGCAGCTCGAGGAAGCCGACTGGGCTTTCTTCCGCCAGCTGCAGCTCTCGCCACAAGTCATGCACTACATCGCGGACCAAAAATCTGAAGAGAAAATTCACGCTGATTTCAATTCAAGATTGCCGCTCTGGTCGCCACGCAGCGCGCATTGGTTGTGTTTGGTGGTGCGGGACAAACAGTCGGGCAAACGCCTCGGGGTCAGCGGCTATATTCACCGCGATAGCGACTGCGCCGAAGTCGGCTTCCTGTTCGCGTCGGAAGCTCAGGGTAAGGGATATGCGTATGAGTCACTCAACGCACTTTGTGACTATGCGTTTAAGGACGGCGGCATCCGGCGGCTTATCGCGACCGTTACCGCAGGCAATACATCCTCACGCCGACTGCTGGAAAAAGTCGGCTTCGTATTAGAGGGTGAACTGCGGGAAAACTACTGGCTGAGAAATGCGTGGCATAACGATTGGCTGTTTGGGCTGCTGCAAAAGGATTATTAA
- a CDS encoding VOC family protein, protein MAISLPVPRLDHVVINVADQLDDASALFRRLGFQLTERGHHSLGSSNHLAIFGDNYLELLGFEAGRGNLRQDLWQSPIGLSGLVWKTEDADAVWRYLESQDIDGDQPASFFRPVTLPDGSEQEARFRTVRLRPSLVANGRSFFCQHDTPDSVWQDAWRIHPNGVSDIVEFVVVAQDPAAAAQPYSRLFGADKLTACQEGAFVLKAGVATVRFAAAEYVTQRFAGLPLDYDGSARMAGLSLRTTDLRKVKASLLLGDVPFREEESAIIVGAEQAFGVALRFQQ, encoded by the coding sequence ATGGCGATTTCGCTACCGGTTCCGCGTCTCGACCATGTGGTGATCAATGTTGCCGATCAGTTAGACGACGCCAGCGCGCTGTTTCGTCGCCTGGGTTTTCAGCTTACCGAGCGCGGCCATCATTCGCTCGGTTCCAGCAATCACCTGGCAATCTTCGGTGATAACTATCTGGAGTTATTAGGTTTTGAGGCCGGACGCGGCAATCTGCGCCAGGATTTATGGCAATCGCCGATTGGCCTGAGCGGCTTAGTGTGGAAAACCGAGGATGCCGATGCAGTGTGGCGCTATCTGGAGAGTCAGGATATCGACGGCGATCAGCCTGCGAGCTTTTTCCGTCCGGTGACCTTGCCGGATGGTAGCGAGCAGGAAGCGCGCTTTCGCACCGTGCGACTACGTCCGTCGCTGGTTGCCAATGGCCGCAGCTTCTTTTGTCAGCACGACACGCCAGATTCGGTGTGGCAGGACGCATGGCGCATCCATCCCAATGGCGTGAGCGATATCGTTGAGTTTGTGGTGGTGGCACAGGATCCTGCCGCCGCCGCACAGCCTTACAGCCGTTTGTTTGGCGCCGATAAGCTCACCGCCTGCCAGGAAGGTGCGTTTGTGTTGAAAGCGGGCGTGGCAACGGTGCGCTTTGCCGCCGCAGAATACGTCACCCAGCGTTTTGCCGGTTTACCACTCGATTACGACGGCAGCGCCCGCATGGCCGGGTTAAGTTTGCGCACCACGGATTTGCGCAAGGTGAAAGCCAGCCTGCTGCTCGGCGACGTACCGTTCCGCGAAGAAGAGTCCGCGATCATTGTCGGTGCCGAGCAGGCGTTTGGCGTGGCGTTAAGGTTCCAGCAGTGA
- a CDS encoding amidohydrolase: protein MTALSPQQLVRWRRELHQHPELSDQEFATTERLTRWLQQLNVKLLPLALKTGVVAEIGHGEPLIALRADIDALPIDEQTDNPWRSQQPGVMHACGHDLHSSVMLGVAQQLQRIEAQLPGRVRILFQPAEEIFTGAKQLLAAGALNDVQAIFGLHNAPDLPTGTLRTRGGAYYANVDRFQINITGKGAHAARPHEGIDSIVIGSHIVTALQTLPSRVFSSLESVVVSVTRFTAGNSWNVLPQTVELEGTVRTHNAEIRAQIPQKIEALIKGIAAGFGAQVELVWQEGPPSLVNTPEWADFALSLAKEQGYQTQIGTPQMGGEDFAFYLQQLPGAFVSIGSASDYGLHHASFDPDEAMLEPAVQYFTELAQRALLTLRQQQALAS, encoded by the coding sequence ATGACTGCGCTTTCCCCTCAACAGCTGGTGCGCTGGCGACGCGAGCTGCATCAGCATCCCGAACTGTCGGATCAGGAATTCGCCACCACCGAACGGCTCACGCGCTGGCTGCAACAACTCAACGTCAAGCTGCTGCCGCTGGCGCTGAAAACCGGTGTGGTCGCTGAAATCGGCCATGGCGAACCGCTGATCGCGCTGCGGGCCGATATTGATGCTTTGCCAATCGATGAACAAACCGACAACCCGTGGCGATCTCAGCAGCCGGGCGTGATGCACGCCTGCGGCCACGACCTGCACAGCAGCGTAATGCTCGGCGTGGCGCAGCAGTTGCAACGTATCGAAGCCCAGCTACCCGGTCGCGTGCGCATTCTGTTCCAGCCCGCCGAAGAGATTTTCACCGGTGCGAAACAGCTACTGGCGGCAGGTGCGTTGAACGATGTGCAGGCGATTTTTGGCCTGCATAACGCGCCGGATCTGCCTACCGGAACGCTGCGCACGCGCGGTGGCGCTTATTATGCCAACGTTGATCGTTTCCAAATCAATATCACCGGTAAAGGTGCGCACGCCGCGCGACCGCATGAAGGTATCGATAGCATTGTGATTGGCAGCCACATCGTCACCGCGCTGCAAACGCTACCGAGCCGCGTGTTCAGCTCGCTGGAATCGGTGGTGGTTAGCGTAACGCGCTTCACGGCGGGCAATAGCTGGAATGTGTTGCCGCAGACGGTGGAGCTGGAAGGCACGGTGCGCACCCACAACGCGGAGATTCGGGCGCAGATTCCGCAGAAAATTGAAGCATTGATAAAGGGTATCGCCGCCGGATTTGGCGCGCAGGTTGAGCTGGTGTGGCAGGAAGGTCCGCCATCGCTGGTGAATACGCCAGAGTGGGCTGATTTCGCGCTGAGTCTGGCGAAAGAACAAGGCTATCAGACGCAAATCGGTACGCCGCAGATGGGTGGCGAAGATTTCGCCTTCTACCTGCAGCAACTGCCAGGTGCGTTTGTCAGTATCGGCAGCGCCAGTGATTATGGTTTGCATCATGCCAGTTTCGATCCGGACGAAGCGATGCTGGAACCTGCGGTGCAATACTTCACTGAGCTGGCCCAACGCGCGCTGCTGACGCTGCGCCAACAACAGGCGCTGGCATCGTGA
- a CDS encoding alkylhydroperoxidase domain protein, whose translation MSQPFDLLNALADIDPASELAQARAERAAATQHTQGSYDVLFTQDDEDFPLAERFALAAQAAAWHGVSALQAHYQQQAQSQSHNARFEAGLAFAELLSRHPVDAAPQHIDTLQHAGWSPRGIVTLAQLIAFVSFQSRLLLGLRLLNGEETAAQPHAVAGKWHDAPLTLSGKTALTAFTQQELGWEPWLAAKPLNEFSADEQATLAKFGHSDSDYFRLLGRNQPLLEQRTLTDKGIFYTAGGLSRAERELAATVVSKVNGCIYCASVHARKASQLSKDEPAVQKLLNVAPGAELSHGQSARWAAQIDLVATLSITPAATSLKQLHALRDQGFSTLELLDLIQSAAFFAWANRLMLTLGEPFLPAQTQG comes from the coding sequence ATGTCCCAACCGTTTGATTTACTTAATGCGCTGGCCGATATCGATCCCGCTTCCGAACTGGCGCAAGCCCGTGCCGAACGCGCCGCCGCCACGCAGCATACGCAAGGCAGCTACGATGTCTTGTTTACGCAAGATGATGAGGATTTCCCGTTAGCCGAACGCTTTGCGCTCGCCGCACAGGCCGCGGCCTGGCACGGTGTAAGCGCGCTGCAGGCGCATTATCAGCAGCAGGCGCAATCGCAATCACATAACGCACGCTTTGAAGCGGGTTTAGCGTTTGCTGAACTGCTCAGTCGGCATCCAGTGGATGCCGCGCCGCAGCACATCGACACGCTGCAACATGCCGGCTGGTCGCCGCGCGGTATCGTCACCCTGGCGCAGCTGATTGCGTTTGTCAGCTTCCAGAGCCGTTTGCTGCTCGGTTTGCGTTTACTGAATGGCGAAGAGACGGCTGCGCAGCCGCATGCGGTAGCCGGAAAGTGGCACGATGCGCCGTTAACCCTGAGCGGCAAAACCGCCCTCACCGCCTTTACCCAGCAGGAACTCGGCTGGGAGCCGTGGCTGGCGGCGAAACCGCTCAATGAATTTAGCGCTGACGAGCAGGCCACGCTGGCGAAGTTCGGCCACAGCGATTCCGATTACTTCCGCCTGCTGGGACGCAACCAGCCGCTGCTGGAGCAGCGTACGCTCACCGATAAAGGCATCTTCTACACCGCTGGTGGACTTTCGCGCGCGGAACGCGAACTCGCCGCCACGGTGGTAAGCAAGGTCAACGGCTGCATTTACTGCGCCTCGGTCCACGCGCGCAAAGCCAGCCAGCTCTCGAAAGATGAACCGGCAGTACAGAAGCTGCTGAATGTCGCGCCGGGTGCCGAGCTGTCGCACGGACAATCGGCGCGCTGGGCGGCGCAGATCGATCTGGTTGCGACATTATCGATCACCCCGGCCGCCACCAGCCTGAAGCAGCTGCACGCGCTGCGCGATCAGGGATTCAGCACGCTGGAACTGCTGGATCTGATTCAATCCGCGGCCTTTTTCGCCTGGGCTAACCGCCTGATGCTGACGCTCGGCGAACCCTTCTTACCGGCACAAACCCAAGGATGA
- a CDS encoding putative FMN-dependent luciferase-like monooxygenase, whose product MTRKRIGFFTRLLDDTTAQQRYRLATEQIQHAERTGFDSAWIAQHHFHEKEGGLPSPLLFLAHVAAHTRTIRLGTGIITLAMENALRVAEDTAVLDLLSNGRLEVGLGSGGTATSFLPFGITIDQRASVFADHLHQLLSAWRGDTLGHPDNHLYPAAPTLAQRVWIATFSVEGAARAGQAGHGLMLSRTQPRPADQPDLTLDQIQNPMIDAYLAALPPGIAPRILASRTAFVADSNDYARRLAEPGLQRQADHFRASGHVVGQTLDEQARQLDAHFGDADRVRQSLLADTVLQRVTDISFQVHSIDPPHADILRSIELIADHIAPALRG is encoded by the coding sequence ATGACGCGTAAACGTATTGGCTTTTTCACCCGCCTGTTGGATGACACCACAGCACAGCAGCGCTATCGCCTCGCCACCGAACAGATTCAACATGCCGAGCGCACCGGTTTTGACAGCGCGTGGATTGCCCAGCACCACTTTCACGAGAAGGAAGGCGGCCTGCCGTCGCCGCTGCTGTTTCTGGCGCACGTTGCCGCGCACACCCGCACCATTCGCCTCGGTACCGGCATCATCACGCTAGCGATGGAGAACGCGCTGCGCGTCGCCGAGGATACCGCGGTGTTGGATTTGCTGAGTAACGGGCGGCTGGAAGTGGGGCTCGGTTCAGGCGGCACCGCCACCTCGTTTCTGCCGTTCGGCATCACTATCGACCAACGCGCCAGCGTGTTTGCCGATCATCTGCATCAGCTACTCAGCGCATGGCGCGGCGATACGCTGGGGCACCCGGATAATCATCTTTATCCCGCCGCGCCAACGTTGGCCCAACGCGTGTGGATCGCCACCTTCTCAGTGGAAGGTGCGGCACGCGCCGGCCAGGCGGGCCACGGTTTGATGCTGTCGCGCACCCAGCCGCGCCCGGCGGATCAACCTGATTTAACGCTCGACCAGATACAGAACCCGATGATCGATGCCTATCTGGCGGCGTTGCCGCCAGGCATCGCGCCGCGCATTCTGGCATCGCGCACCGCCTTTGTAGCTGATTCTAATGATTATGCACGCCGTCTGGCCGAGCCGGGCCTGCAGCGTCAGGCCGACCATTTCCGTGCATCAGGACATGTGGTTGGCCAGACGCTGGACGAACAGGCGCGCCAGCTGGATGCGCATTTTGGTGATGCCGATCGGGTGCGTCAATCGCTGTTGGCCGATACCGTGTTGCAACGCGTCACCGACATCAGTTTTCAGGTGCACTCCATCGATCCGCCGCACGCCGACATTTTGCGTTCCATTGAACTGATTGCTGACCATATCGCGCCCGCGCTGCGGGGTTAA
- a CDS encoding dipeptide ABC transporter ATP-binding protein — MSALLAIENLTLSYRQRGEWRAVVHNVSFELQPGEMVALVGESGSGKTTTAQAIIGLMAENGRRDSGKIVLNGTDISGWSSKRLDSLRGVNISLVPQDPGNSLNPVKTIGDQVGEMLQLHLKISQAERQQRVLELLQKVGLSHPEQRLKQYPHQLSGGMKQRVLIAIALALRPQIIIADEPTSALDVTVQKRILDLLDVLRRESGTAVLFVTHDLALAAERADRLLVFRHGEVQEQGPAQQVINAPQHPYTRQLLQDADPGETALAVPARANFSSPAIQLSGINKLFSLGRNHQLQVAKAVSVTVARGTTHALVGESGSGKTTLARILLGFEQADSGRVVIDGIDATALRGEAQRQLRRKIQFVYQNPFASLDPRQTLFNIIEEPLLNFEKLSREARRQRVEAVAQRVALPLEFLTRKPRELSGGQRQRVAIARALILQPAILVLDEATSALDVTVQAQILQLLQQLQRELGLTYLFITHDLATVRRIAHSVTVLRAGEVVEQGDTVTLFSAPQHAYTQALIDAIPAFRPLIKESA, encoded by the coding sequence ATGAGCGCGTTATTAGCCATTGAGAATTTAACCCTGAGCTATCGCCAGCGCGGCGAATGGCGCGCGGTGGTACACAACGTCAGCTTTGAATTGCAGCCTGGTGAAATGGTGGCGCTGGTCGGGGAATCCGGTTCCGGCAAAACCACCACCGCGCAGGCCATTATTGGCCTGATGGCGGAGAACGGTCGCCGTGACAGCGGCAAGATTGTGCTGAACGGCACCGATATCTCCGGTTGGTCGTCAAAACGGCTCGATAGCCTACGTGGCGTTAACATCAGCTTAGTGCCGCAGGATCCGGGCAACTCGCTCAATCCGGTAAAAACCATCGGCGATCAGGTGGGTGAAATGCTGCAGCTGCACCTGAAAATCAGCCAAGCCGAGCGCCAGCAGCGCGTGCTGGAGCTGCTGCAAAAAGTGGGTTTGAGCCATCCGGAGCAGCGCCTGAAGCAGTATCCGCATCAACTCTCCGGCGGCATGAAACAGCGGGTGCTGATTGCCATCGCCCTCGCCCTGCGTCCACAAATCATCATCGCCGATGAACCGACCAGCGCGCTGGATGTGACGGTGCAAAAGCGCATCCTCGATCTGCTGGACGTGCTGCGCCGCGAATCGGGCACCGCGGTGCTGTTCGTTACGCACGATTTAGCGCTGGCAGCAGAACGCGCCGATCGTTTGCTGGTATTCCGTCACGGCGAGGTGCAGGAGCAAGGACCGGCGCAGCAGGTGATCAACGCGCCGCAGCATCCGTATACGCGTCAGCTGCTGCAGGATGCCGATCCCGGTGAAACCGCGCTGGCCGTTCCTGCCCGGGCCAACTTCTCATCACCGGCGATTCAGCTCTCCGGCATCAATAAACTGTTTTCCCTCGGTCGCAATCATCAGTTGCAGGTGGCAAAAGCGGTGAGCGTTACCGTCGCGCGCGGCACCACGCACGCGCTGGTCGGCGAATCCGGTTCGGGTAAAACCACGCTGGCGCGCATTCTGCTGGGATTTGAGCAAGCCGATAGCGGACGCGTAGTCATTGACGGCATCGATGCCACCGCGTTGCGCGGTGAAGCCCAGCGCCAACTGCGCCGCAAGATTCAGTTTGTGTATCAGAACCCGTTTGCTTCGCTCGATCCGCGCCAGACGCTGTTCAACATTATCGAAGAGCCACTGCTTAACTTCGAAAAACTCAGTCGCGAAGCGCGTCGTCAGCGCGTTGAAGCGGTGGCGCAACGTGTTGCCCTGCCGCTGGAGTTTTTGACACGTAAACCACGCGAGTTGTCTGGCGGCCAGCGTCAGCGTGTAGCGATTGCCCGCGCCCTGATCCTGCAGCCAGCGATTTTGGTGTTGGATGAAGCCACCTCGGCGCTGGATGTCACGGTGCAGGCGCAAATTCTGCAGCTGCTGCAGCAGCTGCAGCGTGAACTCGGCCTCACTTACTTATTCATCACTCACGATCTCGCCACCGTGCGGCGTATTGCGCACAGCGTTACCGTGCTGCGTGCTGGTGAAGTGGTGGAGCAAGGTGACACCGTCACGCTCTTTTCTGCGCCTCAGCATGCGTATACGCAAGCGCTGATTGACGCAATCCCCGCTTTCCGTCCGCTGATTAAGGAGTCTGCATGA